From the genome of Variovorax sp. RA8, one region includes:
- a CDS encoding FAD:protein FMN transferase: MNATAPATAPAPAPSFARRLADGYAAAALPRRADPSSLQRLEGHTMGTTWSLRFDNPRMLALAQVRAAVEDSLGRVVAQMSHWEPDSDISRFNRAPAGSRHRPPPEFATVLACALGWARASGGALDPTVAPLVACWGFGPQAASAVPDAHALADAAARVGWQRLCFEPGDASVMQPGGVVLDLSGIAKGFAVDHGVEALRGLGLQDLLFEVGGELRGAGRRPGGLPWQVQVDAGTGPALRVPLADMAIATSGDRWHVREDAGRRWSHSIDPRNGRPVGPALAGVTVLHAQCMQADALATVLTVLGPDEGPRFADDHGIAALFSVRRAEGLEWRASAAWKKAHRD, translated from the coding sequence TTGAACGCGACCGCTCCCGCCACCGCGCCCGCACCGGCTCCTTCCTTCGCACGCCGGCTGGCCGATGGCTATGCCGCCGCGGCGCTGCCGCGCCGCGCCGATCCGTCCAGCCTGCAGCGCCTCGAAGGGCACACCATGGGCACCACCTGGTCGCTGCGCTTCGACAACCCGCGCATGCTCGCGCTGGCGCAGGTGCGCGCGGCCGTCGAGGATTCGCTCGGCCGCGTCGTGGCACAGATGAGCCATTGGGAGCCCGACTCGGACATCAGCCGCTTCAACCGTGCACCGGCCGGTTCGCGCCACCGCCCGCCCCCCGAGTTCGCCACCGTGCTGGCCTGTGCGCTCGGCTGGGCACGCGCCAGCGGCGGCGCGCTCGACCCGACCGTCGCGCCGCTCGTGGCCTGCTGGGGCTTCGGCCCGCAGGCCGCCTCTGCCGTGCCCGATGCGCATGCGCTGGCCGATGCCGCCGCGCGCGTGGGTTGGCAGCGCCTGTGCTTCGAACCCGGCGATGCCAGCGTGATGCAGCCGGGCGGCGTGGTGCTCGACCTCTCGGGCATCGCCAAGGGCTTCGCGGTCGACCACGGTGTCGAGGCCTTGCGCGGACTCGGTTTGCAAGACCTGCTGTTCGAGGTCGGCGGCGAACTGCGTGGCGCGGGCCGCCGTCCCGGTGGCCTGCCGTGGCAGGTGCAGGTCGATGCGGGCACCGGCCCGGCGCTGCGCGTGCCGCTGGCCGACATGGCTATCGCGACCTCCGGCGACCGCTGGCACGTGCGCGAGGATGCCGGCCGGCGCTGGTCGCACAGCATCGATCCGCGCAACGGCCGGCCGGTCGGGCCGGCACTGGCCGGCGTCACCGTGCTGCACGCGCAGTGCATGCAGGCCGACGCGCTGGCCACCGTGCTCACGGTGCTCGGGCCGGACGAAGGCCCGCGCTTCGCCGATGACCACGGCATCGCCGCGCTGTTCAGCGTGCGCCGCGCCGAAGGGCTGGAGTGGCGCGCCAGCGCCGCCTGGAAGAAGGCACACCGGGACTGA
- a CDS encoding sulfite reductase subunit alpha codes for MDDGWRQLAATASVLAYGALCAATWQRARRRAQARVADAASLAAAGEPMLVLHATQTGQAEAIAWQTARWLHAQGAAVRVMSLNELDLPTLQAAPRALFVASTYGEGDAPDGASAFVERIMDARAQLSGLRYALLALGDRQYAHFCGFGRRLDAWLRDSGAVPSFERIDVDNGDDAAMARWREQWQGEEEEKGEGAFTSSEALSDDDFRPWRLVARRQLNAGSAGAPVFHLALAPSSGALPHWASGDLAQIRLASDPQRPRDYSIASIPADGELQLLVRQEQHPDGTLGAASGLLTAALAPGDAVPLRLRPHRNFRLNGNADRPLILIGNGTGLAGLRGHLRERMARGLHGNWLVFGERSARHDFLYRDELEGWLAAGALARLDMVFSRDEESRHGERRYVQHRLFQAADEVRAWVERGAALYVCGSLQGMAAGVDTALRQILGRDLLHEIAAAGRYRRDVY; via the coding sequence ATGGACGACGGTTGGCGTCAGCTCGCGGCGACCGCGTCGGTCCTCGCCTACGGTGCCCTGTGTGCCGCGACCTGGCAGCGCGCGCGCCGGCGCGCGCAGGCGCGGGTGGCCGACGCCGCCTCCCTCGCCGCCGCCGGCGAACCGATGCTGGTGCTGCACGCCACGCAGACGGGCCAGGCCGAGGCCATCGCCTGGCAGACCGCGCGCTGGCTGCACGCCCAAGGCGCCGCAGTGCGCGTGATGTCGCTCAACGAGCTGGACCTCCCCACCCTCCAGGCAGCCCCGCGCGCGCTGTTCGTGGCGAGCACCTACGGCGAGGGCGATGCGCCCGATGGCGCCAGCGCCTTCGTCGAGCGGATCATGGACGCGCGTGCGCAGTTGTCGGGCCTGCGCTATGCGCTGCTCGCGCTGGGCGACCGCCAGTACGCGCATTTCTGCGGCTTCGGGCGCCGCCTCGACGCCTGGCTGCGCGACAGCGGCGCCGTGCCGTCCTTCGAGCGGATCGACGTCGACAACGGCGACGACGCCGCGATGGCGCGCTGGCGCGAACAGTGGCAGGGGGAAGAGGAAGAGAAGGGGGAGGGCGCCTTCACCTCGAGCGAAGCGCTTTCCGACGATGACTTCCGGCCATGGCGGCTGGTGGCACGCAGACAGCTCAATGCGGGCAGCGCCGGCGCGCCGGTCTTCCACCTGGCCCTTGCCCCGTCGAGCGGCGCGTTGCCCCACTGGGCCTCGGGCGACCTGGCGCAGATCCGGCTGGCCTCCGACCCGCAACGCCCGCGCGACTACTCGATTGCCTCGATCCCGGCCGATGGCGAGCTGCAACTGCTGGTTCGCCAGGAGCAGCACCCCGACGGCACGCTCGGCGCCGCGTCCGGCCTGCTCACTGCGGCCCTCGCGCCGGGCGATGCCGTGCCGCTGCGCCTGCGCCCGCACCGCAACTTCCGCCTGAACGGCAACGCCGATCGACCGCTCATCCTGATCGGCAACGGCACCGGCCTGGCAGGCCTGCGCGGCCATCTGCGCGAGCGTATGGCCCGCGGCCTGCACGGCAACTGGCTCGTGTTCGGCGAACGCAGCGCGCGGCACGACTTCCTGTACCGCGACGAGCTCGAAGGCTGGCTGGCCGCCGGAGCGCTCGCCCGCCTGGACATGGTGTTCTCGCGCGACGAGGAGTCGCGCCACGGCGAGCGGCGCTACGTCCAGCACCGCCTGTTCCAGGCCGCCGACGAGGTGCGCGCCTGGGTCGAGCGCGGCGCCGCGCTCTACGTGTGCGGCAGCCTGCAAGGCATGGCCGCTGGCGTGGACACCGCGCTGCGCCAGATCCTCGGCCGCGACCTGCTGCACGAGATCGCCGCGGCCGGGCGCTACCGGCGCGACGTCTACTGA
- a CDS encoding catecholate siderophore receptor Fiu: MAYIKSRKHAVARGIPPFGTAAAAATLMAFALPASAQTAGGASTSTLREVQVEATADSFKADRVSSPKFSEPLVDTPQTITVIKKEVLQEQGATTLTEALRNTPGVTFQMGENGNTSTGDAVFLRGFDTSGSVFIDGARDIGTVTRDMFNVESVEVVKGPASADIGRTAPTGYINLVSKVPLAENFFAGSVGIGSGDYKRVTGDINRVLNETGSMAFRLNVMKQDSGVVGRDYVENKGWGVAPSIAFGLNTPTRVILQYQHVDQKNRPDGGLPTVGLDGFYLSQLAARGGNGPQVDTRNYYGYLSDHDNVKADMFTARVDHDFGNGLKLRNLTRWGKTDQDLVLTGVFSSGPLTPNVFNPLTWSTRVLPQGKLQRNEILTNQTNLSAELATGSVKHTINAGIELTREEQDNGTMAAQINGTNGQLVGSSYLAYNSMYLPNIYRPFVPVLPTGASVEGKTSTAAAYVFDTMKFNEQWLLTGGLRFEHYRTSYFSLGAPATVGGAQTAMTQEKSDNLVTGKIGLVYKPAPNGSIYAAYATGAQPPGGNFAFQTTATTNINNLNLDPQKSKTAEIGTKWDVLDGRLALAGALFRTTNENEQVQVDTFGNFEQYGKTRVQGVELSAVGQITPAWQLIAGLAHVETEILEGSRTSTTQQGAQVRYSPKLTATLWTSYKFQNGLTIGGGARYVATQQRSTTNAAATPTSFFPEIPSYAVFDAMIGYEINKNVSVQLNLYNLTDKFYLARVNNAGNRLVLGTPRSALLSANFKF; the protein is encoded by the coding sequence ATGGCCTATATCAAGAGCCGCAAGCACGCAGTCGCGCGCGGCATTCCCCCCTTCGGCACGGCCGCAGCGGCTGCCACGCTGATGGCATTTGCCTTGCCCGCCTCCGCGCAGACCGCGGGCGGCGCCTCGACTTCCACCCTGCGCGAAGTGCAGGTCGAAGCGACCGCCGACAGCTTCAAGGCCGACCGCGTTTCATCGCCCAAGTTCAGCGAACCCCTGGTCGACACGCCGCAGACCATCACCGTCATCAAGAAGGAAGTGCTGCAGGAGCAGGGCGCCACCACCTTGACGGAGGCGCTGCGCAACACCCCCGGCGTCACCTTCCAGATGGGCGAGAACGGCAACACGAGCACGGGCGACGCCGTCTTCCTGCGCGGCTTCGACACTTCGGGCAGCGTCTTCATCGACGGCGCGCGCGACATCGGCACCGTGACCCGCGACATGTTCAACGTCGAGTCGGTGGAGGTCGTCAAGGGCCCCGCCAGCGCCGATATCGGCCGCACTGCGCCGACGGGCTACATCAACCTCGTCAGCAAGGTGCCGCTGGCGGAGAACTTCTTCGCCGGCAGCGTCGGCATCGGCAGCGGCGACTACAAGCGCGTCACTGGCGACATCAACCGCGTGCTCAACGAGACCGGCTCCATGGCCTTCCGCCTGAACGTGATGAAGCAGGACAGCGGCGTCGTCGGCCGCGACTACGTCGAGAACAAGGGCTGGGGCGTTGCGCCTTCCATCGCCTTCGGCCTGAACACGCCGACCCGCGTGATCCTGCAGTACCAGCACGTGGACCAGAAGAACCGCCCCGACGGCGGCCTGCCGACCGTCGGCCTCGACGGCTTCTATCTCTCGCAGCTCGCAGCGCGCGGCGGCAACGGCCCGCAGGTCGACACCCGCAACTACTACGGCTACCTGTCGGACCACGACAACGTGAAGGCCGACATGTTCACCGCGCGCGTCGATCATGACTTCGGCAACGGCCTCAAGCTGCGCAACCTCACGCGCTGGGGCAAGACCGACCAGGACCTCGTGCTCACCGGTGTCTTCAGCAGCGGCCCGCTCACGCCCAATGTCTTCAACCCGCTGACCTGGTCCACCCGCGTGCTGCCTCAGGGCAAGCTCCAGCGCAACGAAATCCTGACCAACCAGACCAACCTGAGCGCCGAGCTGGCGACGGGGTCCGTGAAGCACACGATCAACGCCGGCATCGAGTTGACGCGCGAAGAGCAGGACAACGGCACGATGGCTGCCCAAATCAATGGGACCAACGGCCAGCTGGTGGGCAGCTCATATCTCGCCTACAACAGCATGTACCTGCCGAACATCTACCGCCCGTTCGTGCCCGTGCTGCCGACCGGCGCATCGGTGGAGGGCAAGACCTCCACCGCCGCGGCCTACGTGTTCGACACCATGAAGTTCAACGAGCAATGGCTGCTCACCGGCGGCCTGCGCTTCGAGCACTACCGCACCAGCTACTTCAGCCTCGGTGCGCCGGCCACCGTGGGCGGTGCGCAGACGGCGATGACGCAGGAAAAATCGGACAACCTCGTCACTGGCAAGATCGGCCTCGTCTACAAGCCTGCGCCCAACGGCAGCATCTATGCCGCCTACGCCACCGGCGCACAGCCGCCCGGCGGCAACTTCGCCTTCCAGACCACGGCCACCACCAACATCAACAACCTGAACCTCGACCCGCAGAAGTCCAAGACCGCGGAGATCGGCACCAAGTGGGATGTCCTGGATGGCCGTCTCGCCCTGGCGGGTGCGCTCTTCCGCACCACCAACGAGAACGAGCAGGTGCAGGTCGACACCTTCGGCAACTTCGAGCAGTACGGCAAGACCCGCGTCCAGGGCGTCGAGCTGAGCGCGGTCGGCCAGATCACGCCGGCCTGGCAATTGATCGCCGGCCTCGCCCATGTCGAGACCGAGATCCTCGAAGGCTCGCGCACCAGCACCACCCAGCAGGGCGCGCAGGTCCGCTACTCGCCCAAGCTCACCGCGACGCTGTGGACCAGCTACAAGTTCCAGAACGGCCTCACCATCGGCGGCGGCGCGCGCTACGTGGCAACGCAACAGCGCTCGACCACCAACGCCGCTGCCACGCCGACCTCGTTCTTCCCCGAGATCCCCAGCTACGCCGTGTTCGACGCCATGATCGGCTACGAGATCAACAAGAACGTCTCGGTGCAGCTCAACCTGTACAACCTGACCGACAAGTTCTACCTGGCGCGCGTCAACAATGCCGGCAACCGCCTGGTGCTGGGCACGCCCCGCTCGGCACTGCTGTCGGCAAACTTCAAGTTCTGA
- a CDS encoding Fe2+-dependent dioxygenase, whose protein sequence is MMLHVPGVLTPEQVREMRAALDAADWVDGRETVGPQGARVKQNRQLPELSPVGRELGQVILAALSRNPLFFSAALPLRFVPPLFNRYEGGENYGLHIDGSVRSVPVSNIQLRTDLSCTLFLCDPEAYDGGDLEVVDTYGTHEVKLPAGDLILYPSSSLHRVHPVTRGARICSFFWVQSMVRDDRQRGMLFELDQSIQKLRARVGDCEETVSLTGQYHNLLRMWAEV, encoded by the coding sequence ATGATGTTGCATGTTCCTGGCGTCCTCACTCCCGAGCAGGTGCGCGAGATGCGCGCCGCGCTGGACGCCGCGGACTGGGTCGACGGCCGGGAGACGGTCGGTCCCCAGGGCGCACGCGTCAAGCAGAACCGCCAGTTGCCGGAGCTCTCGCCCGTCGGCCGCGAACTGGGCCAGGTCATCCTTGCCGCGCTGTCGAGGAACCCGCTCTTCTTCTCGGCCGCCTTGCCCCTGCGCTTCGTGCCGCCGCTCTTCAACCGCTACGAGGGCGGCGAGAACTACGGGCTGCACATCGACGGCTCCGTTCGCTCGGTGCCGGTCAGCAACATCCAGCTGCGCACCGATCTTTCATGCACGCTCTTCCTGTGCGACCCTGAGGCGTACGACGGCGGCGACCTCGAGGTGGTCGACACCTACGGCACGCACGAGGTCAAGCTGCCGGCCGGCGACCTCATCCTCTATCCCTCGAGCAGCCTGCACCGCGTGCACCCGGTGACCCGCGGCGCACGCATCTGTTCGTTCTTCTGGGTGCAGAGCATGGTGCGTGACGACAGGCAGCGGGGCATGCTTTTCGAGCTGGACCAGTCGATCCAGAAGTTGCGCGCGCGGGTGGGAGACTGCGAGGAGACGGTGTCGCTGACGGGGCAGTATCACAACCTGCTGAGGATGTGGGCGGAGGTTTGA
- a CDS encoding metallophosphoesterase, whose product MRVHRILLGFWALLALCSTQMAWADSQRHVALISDLHVGAGKLPNGAGWNAIEDFRWQPEFNLFLDDIAKRAKDSVDLVLVGDVFELWQSPTMTCSTDISAPGCVVTDCQESDTELGCNESEALARLGHIVAQHPEFIDALRKFAVRGTNRVYIVPGNHDAALLFPTVRAYLQEKFSGARVQVIERGYWLSEDGTIYADHGHQFDEVNEFADWPNPFVQKNGVAYLRKPWGENMVQQFYNQYEGIFPIVDNLSREWDGVDFAIDEAGLGNTTAAVGRFARFFIFRQSLRQAGTALGEKKDAKWDYDNARKQPPDFFLEVFKNNAGLMARASEAQRTGALQLDPMKFSNEELDAICAAKESVAGATRCLLPGSQNLSAAARGALLSDTQRTAAYLKRIFQKLAADKQPVPQAYVYAHTHSPMPPKDLTITDMPSGSVRIKYANTGAFQRVASKAQIQKIIDAKLAPSVMQIQPEQLPPCYSFIWIKPYSGPPGLQLQSWKLETNGQWSPSERTCSAGPD is encoded by the coding sequence ATGAGAGTGCACCGCATATTGCTCGGATTCTGGGCACTCCTGGCGCTGTGTTCGACCCAGATGGCGTGGGCGGACTCGCAGCGCCACGTCGCGCTGATCAGTGATCTGCATGTCGGTGCCGGCAAGCTTCCCAACGGCGCTGGCTGGAACGCCATCGAAGACTTTCGCTGGCAGCCTGAGTTCAACCTGTTTCTCGACGACATCGCGAAGCGCGCAAAAGACAGTGTCGATCTCGTGCTGGTCGGTGATGTGTTCGAACTGTGGCAATCACCCACCATGACTTGCTCGACCGACATCAGCGCCCCCGGCTGCGTGGTCACCGACTGCCAGGAGTCGGACACCGAGCTCGGATGCAACGAGAGTGAGGCACTTGCGCGCCTGGGCCACATCGTTGCGCAGCACCCGGAGTTCATCGATGCTCTTCGGAAGTTCGCCGTGCGCGGAACAAACCGCGTGTACATCGTGCCTGGCAACCACGACGCTGCCTTGCTTTTCCCCACGGTGCGCGCCTATCTTCAGGAGAAATTTTCCGGTGCGCGTGTCCAGGTCATCGAGCGTGGCTATTGGCTCTCGGAAGACGGGACGATCTATGCCGACCACGGTCACCAGTTCGACGAGGTCAATGAATTCGCCGACTGGCCGAATCCGTTCGTTCAGAAAAACGGCGTGGCCTACCTTCGCAAGCCCTGGGGCGAGAACATGGTTCAGCAGTTCTACAACCAGTACGAGGGCATTTTCCCCATCGTCGACAACCTGAGCCGCGAGTGGGATGGCGTGGACTTTGCAATCGACGAAGCCGGACTTGGCAACACGACAGCCGCTGTCGGGCGGTTTGCCCGATTCTTCATCTTTCGGCAGTCGCTTCGACAGGCGGGCACCGCGCTCGGAGAGAAAAAGGATGCCAAATGGGACTACGACAACGCTCGCAAGCAACCCCCCGACTTCTTCCTGGAAGTGTTCAAGAACAACGCGGGCTTGATGGCCAGGGCATCGGAGGCCCAGCGCACCGGCGCGCTGCAACTCGATCCAATGAAGTTCAGCAACGAAGAGCTCGATGCCATTTGCGCTGCAAAGGAGAGCGTGGCGGGCGCTACGCGTTGTCTGCTGCCAGGCTCCCAGAACCTTTCAGCGGCCGCGAGAGGCGCGTTGCTCAGCGATACGCAGCGCACGGCGGCGTACCTGAAGCGGATCTTTCAGAAGTTGGCGGCGGACAAGCAACCCGTTCCCCAGGCGTACGTGTATGCGCATACACACAGCCCAATGCCCCCCAAGGACCTGACGATCACCGACATGCCTTCGGGGTCTGTTCGCATCAAGTATGCAAACACCGGTGCATTTCAGCGCGTGGCGTCCAAGGCGCAGATCCAAAAGATCATCGATGCCAAGCTCGCGCCTTCCGTGATGCAGATCCAGCCCGAACAGCTGCCGCCTTGCTACAGCTTCATCTGGATCAAGCCCTACAGCGGGCCACCAGGACTGCAACTGCAGAGTTGGAAGCTGGAGACCAATGGCCAATGGTCTCCGTCCGAGCGGACGTGCTCGGCTGGCCCGGACTGA
- a CDS encoding N-acyl-D-amino-acid deacylase family protein encodes MFDTLIRGGTLVDGSGAPQRRADVGITGGRIAEIGDKLGPARRTIDADGAIVTPGWVDVHTHYDGQATWDPYLSPSTDHGVTSVVMGNCGVGFAPVKPDRREWLISVMEGVEDIPGTVLAEGIRWDWESFPEYLDALERMPRALDVGAQIPHSALRAYVMGERGVTHDEATQDDIRAMVELAREGLRAGALGLSTSRTIIHKYDGRKYPPGTFASPDEILGLARTLGEVGHGVFQMTSNHYQMETEVPWLTEVARENRLPVAFALVQTDQTPDTWARLLATLDETHKAGIPLYGAVAGRPAGILMAWLGSTHPFMSHPLWQQIAPLPWPEKLARLREPQVRAQLTDMETLMGAAKYDTRLAYLTQSFQKMYALGSEPDYEPPPECSIAAIAEREGRVPLEVAYDMLMADEGRGIIYFPSFNYAYNDLSQLHTQLQHPRTMMSLADGGAHCGYICDVSMPTYMLTHWARDRRRGPTLPLELMVQRQTRDTAAIYGLRDRGLLAPGYLADINIIDFDRLRLPPPYVAFDLPAGGRRLVQTAEGYRATLKRGETIMENGQATGALPGGLIRGPQALV; translated from the coding sequence ATGTTCGATACCCTCATTCGCGGCGGCACGCTGGTCGACGGCAGCGGCGCGCCGCAACGGCGGGCCGACGTCGGCATCACCGGCGGCCGCATTGCCGAGATCGGCGACAAGCTGGGCCCGGCCCGGCGCACCATCGATGCGGACGGCGCCATCGTGACGCCCGGCTGGGTCGACGTGCACACGCACTACGACGGCCAGGCCACCTGGGACCCTTACCTCAGCCCCTCGACCGACCACGGCGTGACCAGCGTGGTGATGGGCAACTGCGGCGTCGGCTTCGCGCCGGTGAAGCCCGATCGGCGCGAGTGGCTGATCAGCGTCATGGAAGGCGTGGAGGACATCCCCGGCACCGTGCTGGCCGAGGGCATCCGCTGGGACTGGGAGAGCTTCCCCGAGTACCTCGACGCGCTGGAGCGCATGCCGCGCGCGCTCGACGTTGGCGCGCAGATCCCGCATTCGGCACTGCGCGCGTACGTCATGGGCGAGCGCGGCGTGACGCACGACGAGGCGACGCAGGACGACATCCGCGCGATGGTGGAGCTTGCGCGCGAAGGGCTGCGCGCCGGTGCGCTGGGCCTGTCGACCAGCCGCACCATCATCCACAAGTACGACGGCCGCAAGTACCCGCCGGGCACCTTCGCATCGCCCGACGAGATCCTGGGCCTGGCGCGCACGCTGGGCGAAGTCGGGCACGGCGTGTTCCAGATGACCTCCAACCATTACCAGATGGAGACGGAGGTGCCCTGGCTCACCGAAGTGGCGCGCGAAAACCGGCTGCCCGTGGCCTTCGCCCTGGTGCAGACCGACCAGACGCCCGACACCTGGGCCCGGCTGCTGGCGACGCTCGACGAGACGCACAAGGCCGGCATTCCGCTCTATGGCGCGGTGGCCGGGCGGCCGGCCGGCATCCTGATGGCGTGGCTGGGGTCCACCCATCCCTTCATGTCGCATCCGCTGTGGCAGCAGATCGCGCCGTTGCCCTGGCCCGAGAAGCTGGCCCGCCTGCGCGAGCCGCAGGTGCGCGCACAGCTCACCGACATGGAGACGCTGATGGGTGCGGCGAAGTACGACACCCGCCTCGCCTACCTGACGCAGAGCTTCCAGAAGATGTACGCGCTCGGCAGCGAGCCCGACTACGAGCCGCCGCCGGAGTGCAGCATCGCCGCCATTGCCGAACGCGAGGGCCGCGTGCCGCTCGAGGTGGCGTACGACATGCTCATGGCCGACGAGGGCCGCGGCATCATCTACTTCCCCAGCTTCAACTACGCCTACAACGACCTGAGCCAGCTGCACACCCAGCTGCAGCATCCGCGCACGATGATGAGCCTGGCCGATGGCGGTGCGCACTGCGGCTACATCTGCGACGTGAGCATGCCCACCTACATGCTCACGCACTGGGCGCGCGACCGTCGCCGCGGCCCGACGCTTCCGCTCGAGCTGATGGTGCAGCGCCAGACGCGCGACACGGCGGCGATCTACGGGCTGCGAGACCGCGGCCTGCTCGCCCCGGGGTACCTGGCGGACATCAACATCATCGACTTCGACCGCCTGCGCCTGCCGCCGCCCTACGTGGCCTTCGACCTGCCGGCAGGCGGGCGGCGCCTCGTGCAGACCGCCGAGGGCTATCGCGCCACGCTGAAGCGCGGCGAGACCATCATGGAGAACGGCCAGGCTACGGGTGCGCTGCCGGGCGGGTTGATACGCGGGCCGCAGGCGTTGGTGTAG
- a CDS encoding Bug family tripartite tricarboxylate transporter substrate binding protein, whose product MKTTSSSSRRLLLQGALAAGAALALPAVAQPAWPIAGKPIRIIVPFPAGSGSDTTARVIAKLMGDELGGHPVIVDNKPGAGTFIGAQEVARAPADGHTLLYTIVITHTQNPHLYAKLPYDPVRDFTPLAQMVKSATVLIANPAAPVNNVQELVAYARANPGKLNYASYSAGSTSHLNGELLQMRTGTRMVHVPYKGTADASRALVAGDVHLYFDGTASAVALIKAGKAKGIGAATPARVPVLPDLPTIAEQGVKGLDIVGWQAIFGPGQMDPALANKVASLLAKVARMPEMLKLIEAQGNEPSGVSGPEFAAIVKGDSERWGEVIRSANIKLD is encoded by the coding sequence ATGAAAACCACTTCCTCTTCCTCGCGCCGCCTGCTGCTCCAAGGCGCGCTCGCCGCCGGTGCCGCGCTCGCGTTGCCGGCCGTCGCCCAGCCTGCCTGGCCGATCGCCGGCAAGCCGATCCGCATCATCGTTCCCTTCCCGGCCGGCTCCGGCTCGGACACGACCGCGCGGGTGATCGCCAAGCTGATGGGGGACGAGCTCGGCGGGCATCCGGTGATCGTGGACAACAAGCCAGGCGCCGGCACCTTCATCGGCGCGCAGGAAGTGGCACGCGCGCCGGCCGACGGCCACACGCTGCTCTACACGATCGTCATCACCCACACGCAGAACCCGCACCTGTACGCGAAGCTGCCCTACGACCCGGTGCGCGACTTCACGCCGCTGGCGCAGATGGTGAAGTCGGCGACGGTGCTGATCGCGAACCCGGCCGCGCCAGTCAACAACGTGCAGGAACTGGTGGCCTATGCGCGCGCCAACCCGGGCAAGCTGAACTACGCCTCGTACTCCGCGGGCTCCACGTCGCACCTCAACGGCGAACTGCTGCAGATGCGTACCGGTACCCGGATGGTCCACGTGCCCTACAAGGGAACGGCCGATGCCTCGCGTGCCCTGGTCGCGGGGGATGTACACCTGTACTTCGACGGCACCGCGAGCGCCGTTGCACTGATCAAGGCCGGCAAGGCCAAGGGCATCGGCGCTGCCACGCCGGCGCGCGTGCCGGTCTTGCCCGACCTGCCCACCATCGCCGAGCAGGGCGTGAAGGGCCTCGACATCGTCGGCTGGCAAGCGATCTTCGGCCCGGGCCAGATGGACCCGGCGCTCGCGAACAAGGTGGCTTCCCTGCTTGCCAAGGTGGCGCGCATGCCCGAGATGCTCAAGCTCATCGAGGCCCAGGGCAACGAGCCTTCGGGCGTCAGCGGCCCCGAGTTCGCGGCCATCGTGAAGGGCGACAGCGAGCGCTGGGGCGAGGTCATCCGAAGCGCCAACATCAAGCTCGACTGA
- a CDS encoding LacI family DNA-binding transcriptional regulator, protein MIAMSPHAMPNSPRPSPRTFGSSARSASLADVAALAGVSTGTVSRALSKPEMISEATRARVMAAADRLGYVVNGAARALAMRRTKTIGAVVPRFGSSSFPAMIQALQATLAEQGYTLLLSAPEGRGEQELGILRAMLERGVDAVALLGTDQPPAILSMLAANRTPFVQMWAPPGSGSDAVGFDEHAAGAQVVAHLAALGHKRIGFVGGHSRDSERARHRFEGVALALARHDMALDERAIIETEYGFAEGFAAMREILARRTPVTAMVFGTDYLAAGALAALDQGGIAVPQALSVASFNDNDFAAYLHPPLTTVRLPIREIGEAAGRLLLARLAGEHFEPPALQVELIVRASTGPA, encoded by the coding sequence ATGATCGCCATGTCCCCGCACGCCATGCCGAACTCGCCCCGCCCATCGCCCCGCACCTTCGGATCGAGCGCCCGCTCGGCCTCGCTGGCCGACGTGGCGGCGCTCGCGGGCGTGTCCACGGGCACCGTCTCCCGCGCGCTGTCGAAGCCCGAGATGATCAGCGAGGCCACCCGTGCCCGCGTGATGGCGGCGGCCGACCGGCTCGGCTACGTGGTGAATGGCGCGGCGCGCGCCCTTGCGATGCGGCGTACGAAGACGATCGGAGCGGTCGTGCCGCGCTTCGGCAGTTCTTCTTTCCCGGCCATGATCCAGGCGCTGCAGGCCACGCTGGCAGAACAGGGCTACACGCTGCTGCTGTCCGCACCGGAGGGCCGCGGCGAGCAGGAGCTGGGCATCCTTCGGGCGATGCTGGAGCGCGGCGTCGATGCGGTGGCGCTGCTGGGCACGGACCAGCCGCCGGCCATCCTGTCGATGCTGGCCGCCAATCGCACGCCCTTCGTGCAGATGTGGGCGCCGCCCGGCTCGGGCAGCGATGCCGTGGGCTTCGACGAGCATGCGGCCGGTGCGCAGGTCGTGGCCCACCTGGCCGCGCTCGGGCACAAGCGCATCGGCTTCGTCGGCGGCCACAGCCGCGACAGCGAGCGTGCCCGGCACCGCTTCGAGGGCGTGGCGCTGGCATTGGCGCGGCACGACATGGCGCTCGACGAGCGCGCCATCATCGAGACGGAGTACGGCTTTGCGGAAGGCTTCGCCGCCATGCGCGAGATCCTCGCGCGGCGCACGCCGGTCACGGCGATGGTCTTTGGCACCGACTACCTGGCGGCCGGCGCGCTGGCTGCGCTCGACCAGGGCGGCATCGCGGTGCCGCAAGCGCTTTCAGTCGCCAGCTTCAACGACAACGACTTCGCGGCCTACCTGCATCCGCCGCTGACCACCGTGCGCCTGCCCATCCGCGAGATCGGCGAGGCGGCGGGGCGGCTGCTGCTGGCGCGACTCGCCGGCGAGCACTTCGAGCCGCCGGCATTGCAGGTCGAGTTGATCGTGCGGGCGAGTACGGGGCCGGCCTGA